A stretch of Cucumis sativus cultivar 9930 chromosome 2, Cucumber_9930_V3, whole genome shotgun sequence DNA encodes these proteins:
- the LOC101207100 gene encoding stemmadenine O-acetyltransferase, with amino-acid sequence MKLEFEVISKELVKPSSPTPPNLRRYKFSFLDQVTADVYNPMVYFFQLNGDSNFTEIEIKTHLKTSLSAVLSDYYPLAGRVNYADFEIDCNDHGVPFLETRIKSTLHDVFSMSFPEDLNCLVPFELDRLNETSMGVQLNFFECGGIGLGVCVSHKIADALSFFSVVNIWARAARGEAEALGRAHLVAAKLFPPRNAGVYNTGNSIVRDRVARRFVVEGPKVEAIREQYAERAAMEGQRRPTRVEALSAFIYGRFLAAINDESSAQTDRLSLVCHTVNIRQKLYPPLPQNAFGNYYRITMTLPSAATLTDANCSALVNQVRLQIAKINPEFLRQFQEENAQLEIIKATSAKFHKGDIVSCAFTSLCRLPLYDADFGWGPPDWAGSPALPFKNLFVLMDGKFGDGAVDVLVHLKESHMERLKVDREFLKFASPTASS; translated from the exons ATGAAGCttgaatttgaagtaatttcaAAGGAATTGGTCAAGCCTTCTTCTCCCACGCCGCCCAATCTCCGCCGTTACAAATTCTCATTTCTCGATCAAGTCACCGCCGATGTCTACAATCCCATGGTCTATTTCTTCCAACTAAACGGAGATTCAAACTTCACTGAAATCGAAATTAAAACCCACCTCAAAACTTCACTCTCCGCCGTTTTGTCCGACTACTATCCCCTCGCCGGCCGAGTCAATTACGCCGATTTCGAAATCGATTGCAACGACCACGGCGTTCCTTTCTTAGAAACTCGCATCAAATCCACACTCCACGACGTCTTTTCCATGTCCTTTCCGGAGGATCTCAACTGCCTTGTACCCTTCGAATTGGATCGACTCAACGAAACTTCCATGGGAGTTCAACTCAACTTCTTCGAATGCGGCGGCATCGGCCTCGGCGTTTGCGTTTCGCATAAAATCGCTGATGCTCTGTCGTTCTTCTCTGTTGTGAACATCTGGGCGAGAGCCGCGCGCGGCGAGGCGGAGGCTCTCGGCCGGGCGCATCTGGTGGCTGCGAAGCTGTTTCCGCCGAGGAATGCAGGTGTTTATAACACTGGGAACAGCATCGTGAGAGACAGAGTTGCGAGGAGATTTGTTGTAGAAGGTCCAAAGGTGGAAGCCATTAGAGAACAATATGCAGAGAGGGCAGCCATGGAAGGGCAGAGGCGCCCAACGAGAGTCGAGGCCTTATCGGCTTTCATATATGGTCGTTTCCTTGCCGCCATTAATGACGAATCCTCTGCTCAAACTGATCG ATTGTCCTTAGTATGTCATACGGTGAATATACGCCAAAAGTTATATCCACCGCTTCCACAAAATGCGTTTGGAAATTACTACAGAATCACCATGACTCTCCCTTCCGCCGCAACACTCACCGATGCCAACTGCTCCGCCTTGGTCAATCAGGTCAGGCTTCAGATCGCCAAAATCAACCCTGAGTTTCTGAGACAATTCCAAGAAGAAAACGCGCAATTGGAGATCATCAAAGCCACGTCAGCCAAATTCCACAAAGGCGACATCGTGTCCTGTGCCTTCACCAGCCTCTGCCGACTTCCTCTTTATGACGCTGATTTCGGTTGGGGACCGCCTGACTGGGCCGGCTCGCCGGCGCTGCCTTTCAAAAACCTTTTCGTTCTTATGGACGGGAAGTTCGGTGACGGCGCCGTAGATGTTCTCGTGCATTTGAAAGAATCGCACATGGAGAGGCTTAAAGTAGATCGGGAGTTTCTCAAGTTTGCTTCTCCAACTGCTTCTTCTTAA
- the LOC101206618 gene encoding stemmadenine O-acetyltransferase, which translates to MKLEVDIISEELIKPSTPTPPHLRHYSLSFIDQITVHIYAPALYFYQSTDTGVGGEDLDFALAFKNRLRSTLPDVLSHYPPLAGRPNYASSFIDCNDTGVPFREALVNSQLADVIQFAQPDDLNRLFPVELDRFNEELMAVQFTEFACGGVAVASCISHKIADAMTLFSLNNNWAAMARGVKGVFKPHMEGAKIFPPKPMSYDSAMTIVRNRVSRRFVFKQSKVEAIRTKYTENQTMINQNHQPSRIESLTAFVYSRFLAAFKHDSEIRNDMSFLVNYTVNLRPKMNPPLPHDAFGNYYFNVMIFPSPETLNDDENCYGLVKQLREETNKIDGEMAKKFLNEDKELMKTVKEVASKVVSGEIVSCAFSSICRFPLYDVDFGWGRPVWVTFPALWFKNLVAFLDSKDGEGIDAIVHLEERYMNKLEGDEVFMKYATPIPTPSSRVA; encoded by the coding sequence ATGAAGCTCGAAGTTGACATTATCTCCGAAGAGTTGATCAAACCTTCTACCCCAACTCCTCCCCATCTCCGCCATTACTCCCTCTCTTTCATTGATCAAATCACCGTTCACATCTACGCACCCGCCCTCTACTTCTATCAGTCCACCGACACTGGCGTGGGTGGCGAGGATCTCGATTTTGCTCTCGCCTTCAAAAACCGTCTTCGAAGCACCCTCCCGGACGTCCTATCTCACTACCCGCCACTCGCTGGCCGTCCAAATTACGCCTCTTCCTTCATCGACTGCAACGATACCGGCGTCCCATTCCGAGAAGCGCTAGTTAACTCGCAACTCGCCGACGTGATCCAATTCGCGCAGCCGGACGATCTCAACCGACTATTCCCGGTGGAGTTGGACAGGTTCAATGAAGAATTAATGGCGGTTCAGTTCACGGAATTCGCTTGCGGGGGAGTTGCGGTTGCGTCGTGCATTTCGCACAAGATAGCCGACGCGATGACGCTTTTTTCGTTGAACAACAACTGGGCCGCCATGGCTCGTGGCGTGAAAGGTGTTTTCAAGCCCCACATGGAAGGCGCCAAAATCTTCCCTCCCAAACCGATGTCGTACGATTCGGCGATGACGATCGTGAGAAACAGAGTCTCGAGAAGATTTGTTTTCAAGCAATCGAAAGTGGAAGCCATTAGAACCAAATACACAGAAAACCAAACTATGATTAACCAGAATCATCAACCTTCACGAATTGAATCCTTAACAGCTTTTGTTTACAGCCGATTCCTCGCAGCCTTTAAACACGATTCTGAAATTCGAAACGACATGTCGTTTTTAGTAAACTACACAGTAAATCTCCGTCCAAAAATGAATCCACCACTCCCACATGACGCATTCGGGAATTACTATTTCAACGTCATGATTTTCCCTTCTCCGGAAACGCTCAACGACGATGAAAATTGCTACGGTTTGGTGAAGCAACTGAGAGAAGAAACGAACAAAATCGATGGAGAAATGGCGAAGAAATTTCTGAATGAAGACAAGGAACTGATGAAAACTGTGAAGGAAGTTGCTTCGAAAGTGGTTAGTGGAGAGATAGTTTCGTGTGCTTTCAGTAGTATTTGTAGATTTCCGCTTTATGATGTGGATTTCGGATGGGGAAGGCCGGTTTGGGTTACTTTTCCGGCGCTGTGGTTCAAGAATCTGGTGGCGTTTTTGGACTCGAAAGATGGAGAAGGCATCGATGCAATCGTTCACTTGGAAGAACGATACATGAACAAGCTTGAAGGTGATGAAGTGTTCATGAAATATGCTACTCCTATTCCTACCCCTTCTTCCCGAGTCGCCTGA
- the LOC101206382 gene encoding stemmadenine O-acetyltransferase, with the protein MAMMSLQHLQIVSTQIIKPSSPTPPNLNIHTLSLFDQLAPHTFVPLLFFFSHHGPSSGTYYDHTTVELLRQSLSTTLSRYYPLAGRIKDKVSIDCNDEGVTFVEARLEGVTVSKILENPRSEIVEKLFVDGLQWKDSKMGSLLKVQITLFECGGLSIGVLLSHKLGDLATLVKFIQDWGVITRNNGFCDEEEIINPLFFSGDLFPHGDLPAMSGAVIEEGNFTCKRFVFEGSKIESLKNRISEKVQNPSRVEVVSALIYKAIISASRTNNNSQNHPATLLLQTLNLRKRVAPPLPDTLVGSLVSFFPVGVDGEREVVELHELVGTMRKEMGEFCEKYAKKYRTKEWLELIKKRLNESREILSKNGNNQLVYRCSSGCNFPIYEVDFGWGAADWITMPAFKMKNTVMMLDAKNGRGIEALVSLQDGEMAAFQDNEELLAFASLNPSVH; encoded by the exons ATGGCGATGATGAGCTTACAACACCTTCAAATTGTTTCAACTCAAATCATTAAGCCTTCTTCTCCAACTCCTCCCAATCTCAACATTCATACCCTCTCCCTCTTCGATCAGCTCGCCCCCCATACTTTTGTGCCTCTCCTGTTCTTTTTCTCACACCATGGTCCCAGTTCGGGTACTTATTACGACCACACCACTGTTGAATTGCTTCGACAATCTCTTTCCACAACTCTATCTCG GTACTACCCTCTTGCGGGTAGGATCAAAGACAAAGTCTCGATTGATTGTAACGACGAGGGGGTGACTTTTGTGGAGGCTCGGCTGGAGGGAGTGACGGTATCGAAGATTTTGGAAAACCCACGAAGTGAGATCGTGGAGAAGCTATTTGTTGATGGGTTGCAATGGAAAGATTCGAAAATGGGGAGTTTGTTGAAGGTTCAAATAACGTTGTTTGAATGTGGAGGATTGAGCATTGGAGTGTTGTTGTCACACAAGCTTGGGGATTTGGCGACTTTAGTGAAGTTCATACAAGATTGGGGTGTGATTACACGAAATAACGGTTTttgtgatgaagaagaaataataaaccCGCTTTTTTTCTCCGGGGATTTGTTCCCTCACGGCGACTTACCCGCCATGTCCGGCGCCGTGATTGAAGAAGGAAACTTCACGTGCAAAAG GTTCGTGTTCGAAGGCTCAAAGATAGAATCTCTCAAAAACAGGATTTCAGAGAAGGTACAGAATCCATCTCGGGTTGAAGTTGTGTCAGCATTAATATACAAAGCCATCATTTCAGCATCCAGAACTAATAATAATTCCCAAAACCACCCAGCCACACTATTGTTACAAACACTAAATTTACGTAAAAGAGTGGCGCCACCGCTGCCGGATACTTTAGTCGGAAGTTTAGTGTCGTTCTTTCCGGTGGGTGTGGACGGAGAAAGAGAAGTAGTAGAGCTGCACGAGCTGGTGGGCacaatgagaaaagaaatgggagagttttgtgaaaaatatgCGAAAAAATACAGAACAAAGGAGTGGCttgaattgataaaaaaacGATTAAACGAATCGAGAGAAATTTTGAGCAAAAATGGGAATAATCAATTGGTTTATAGATGTAGTAGTGGTtgcaattttccaatttatgaAGTGGATTTTGGGTGGGGAGCGGCGGATTGGATTACTATGCCGGCGTTTAAGATGAAGAACACTGTAATGATGTTGGACGCCAAAAATGGCCGCGGAATTGAAGCTTTGGTCAGTTTACAGGACGGGGAAATGGCTGCCTTTCAGGACAATGAGGAGCTTcttgcttttgcttctttgAACCCAAGTGTCCATTGA
- the LOC101203485 gene encoding serine/threonine protein phosphatase 2A 57 kDa regulatory subunit B' theta isoform: MIKQIFSKLPRKSSKGGESREHGGSHMAPSTAYASASSRGNDLASGKSANLVSSFAATNSVQDVGQNHGTKANKGGNAKLNGIPTSSYEPLPGFREVPSSEKQNLFVKKLNLCCFLFDFTDPTKHLKEKEIKRQTLLEIVDYVTSVNSKFTETVIQEVIKMVSINLFRTMSPQPRENKIVEGFDLEEEEPSMDPAWPHLQIVYEFFLRFVASPEMDAKLAKRYIDHSFILKLLDLFDSEDPREREYLKTILHRIYGKFMVHRPFIRKAINNIFYRFIFETEKHNGIAELLEILGSIINGFALPLKEEHKLFLVRALIPLHKPKCLAMYHQQLSYCITQFVEKDCKLADTVIRGLLKYWPVTNSSKEVMFLSELEEVLEATQLPEFQRCMVPLFRQIARCLNSSHFQVAERALFLWNNDHIENLIKENRKVILPIIFPALEKNARSHWNQAVHSLTLNVRKIFYDLDPDLLKECLVKFQEDELKENELKARREATWNRLEELAAKKAASNEAVLVSHKLPTRTASV; the protein is encoded by the exons ATGATCAAGCAGATATTTAGTAAGCTTCCCCGGAAATCATCGAAGGGTGGGGAGAGTAGGGAACATGGTGGAAGCCATATGGCACCATCAACTGCTTATGCTTCTGCCAGTTCGAGAGGTAATGATTTAGCTTCTGGCAAGTCGGCAAATTTGGTTTCGTCATTTGCGGCGACCAACTCTGTTCAAGATGTGGGTCAAAATCATGGCACCAAGGCTAATAAAGGTGGGAACGCGAAACTGAATGGAATTCCCACGTCTTCATATGAACCATTGCCTGGGTTTAGGGAAGTTCCAAGCTCTGAAAAGCAGAATTTGTTTGTTAAGAAGCTAAATCTGTGCTGCTTTTTGTTTGACTTCACTGACCCAACAAAGCACCTTAAAGAGAAGGAGATCAAGCGACAGACTTTGTTGGAGATTGTGGATTATGTAACTTCTGTTAATAGTAAATTTACTGAGACTGTTATTCAGGAAGTTATAAAAATGGTctccataaatttatttagaacaATGAGTCCTCAACCACGTGAGAACAAAATTGTGGAAGGTTTTGATTTGGAAGAGGAGGAGCCTTCAATGGATCCCGCATGGCCTCATTTGCAAATTGTGTACGAATTCTTTCTCAGATTTGTGGCCTCGCCTGAGATGGATGCAAAATTGGCTAAAAGATATATTGATCATTCCTTCATTCTGAAACTGCTGGATTTGTTCGACTCTGAAGATCCTAGAGAAAGAGaatacttgaaaacaattcTGCACCGTATCTATGGGAAATTTATGGTACATCGGCCATTCATTAGAAAAGCtataaataacatattttatcGATTTATATTTGAGACTGAAAAGCATAATGGGATTGCTGaacttttagaaattttggGAAGTATCATCAATGGGTTTGCTCTCCCTCTGAAAGAAGAGCACAAGTTATTCCTTGTGCGTGCACTGATCCCTTTGCATAAACCAAAATGCCTAGCTATGTACCACCAGCAGTTATCATACTGCATCACGCAATTTGTCGAGAAAGATTGCAAGCTTGCTGATACAGTCATAAGAGGTTTATTGAAGTATTGGCCGGTTACAAATAGTTCGAAAGAAGTAATGTTTCTTAGTGAGTTGGAAGAAGTACTAGAAGCAACTCAACTTCCAGAGTTCCAGCGCTGCATGGTACCCCTGTTTCGCCAGATTGCCCGGTGCCTAAATAGTTCACATTTTCAG GTAGCAGAAAGGGCATTGTTCTTGTGGAATAATGACCACATTGAAAacttgataaaagaaaatcgcAAGGTCATACTGCCCATAATCTTTCCAGCTCTGGAAAAGAATGCCAGGAGTCATTGGAACCAGGCTGTCCATAGCTTGACTTTGAACGTTCGAAAAATATTCTATGATCTTGATCCCGATCTGCTCAAAGAATGCTTAGTCAAGTTTCAGGAGGAcgaattgaaagaaaatgagctGAAAGCAAGACGTGAGGCTACATGGAATCGTTTAGAAGAGCTTGCTGCAAAGAAAGCTGCAAGTAACGAAGCCGTGCTTGTTTCTCATAAATTACCTACTCGGACAGCATCGGTTTAG